The proteins below come from a single Acidobacteriota bacterium genomic window:
- a CDS encoding aminomethyltransferase family protein has product MTQVVLQPDLNDQVRREYDAIRHAVGLIDFSSAGKLQLSGKNAVQFLNGLVSNEVKTLRPSEGVLAAFPTLQGKLAALCRIYNTGDHLLMELDAINREKIFKNLSRFVPAGEFFVTDASDSLVLFSLSGPRSTELIEKLTGQPAVGDDLQIGKREIAEIEVLIANHRRCGETGFDLYVEKEVAVELRQMILEVGKEFGVREVSEAAFEVIRIEDGMPREGVDAGEEYVILESELEAAVSYTKGCYLGQEVIARIHWRGQPAKRLRGFFIESDALPPHGTELFAVEGQMAGRRAGEITSSVFSFALNQKIALGYAHRYCLEPGTEFILKQSEVEIGRARLVELPFLKN; this is encoded by the coding sequence ATGACCCAGGTAGTTTTACAACCTGATCTCAACGACCAGGTTCGACGCGAATATGACGCCATTCGCCACGCCGTCGGATTGATTGATTTTTCATCGGCTGGCAAGTTGCAATTGAGTGGCAAAAACGCCGTGCAGTTTCTGAACGGATTGGTCAGCAACGAAGTGAAAACTTTGCGGCCAAGTGAAGGCGTGCTGGCGGCGTTTCCGACGTTGCAGGGAAAGCTGGCCGCGCTGTGCCGAATTTACAACACGGGCGATCATTTGTTGATGGAACTTGACGCCATCAATCGCGAAAAGATTTTCAAAAATCTGAGTCGCTTTGTTCCGGCAGGTGAATTTTTCGTGACGGATGCCAGCGACTCGTTGGTGTTGTTTTCGCTTTCCGGCCCACGTTCGACAGAACTGATAGAAAAATTGACTGGCCAACCTGCTGTTGGCGATGATCTGCAAATCGGCAAACGCGAAATTGCTGAAATTGAAGTGCTGATTGCCAACCATCGCCGTTGCGGCGAAACCGGCTTTGACCTGTATGTAGAAAAGGAAGTTGCAGTAGAACTTCGCCAAATGATTTTGGAGGTTGGAAAAGAGTTTGGTGTACGGGAAGTCAGTGAGGCGGCGTTTGAGGTCATACGCATCGAAGACGGCATGCCGCGCGAAGGTGTGGACGCCGGAGAAGAGTACGTCATCCTCGAATCCGAACTTGAAGCGGCGGTCAGTTATACAAAAGGCTGCTATTTAGGGCAGGAAGTCATCGCCAGGATTCACTGGCGCGGGCAGCCTGCAAAGCGCCTGCGGGGATTTTTTATTGAATCAGATGCGTTGCCGCCGCACGGAACCGAGTTGTTTGCTGTTGAAGGGCAGATGGCCGGACGACGCGCGGGTGAAATCACCAGCAGCGTTTTCAGCTTTGCTCTGAATCAAAAGATCGCTCTTGGCTACGCGCATCGGTACTGCCTGGAACCCGGAACCGAATTCATCCTGAAACAAAGTGAGGTAGAAATTGGCCGTGCGCGACTGGTTGAATTGCCGTTTCTGAAAAACTAA
- a CDS encoding rhodanese — translation MPNYGIITVEELKTQMDIGVKLRLIDVREPHEHAHAKIAGAELKPLGQIMQWMQQLSDKDEAIVLHCHHGMRSDRACQFLAAQGFSNLKNLVGGIDEWSLQIDPSVPRY, via the coding sequence ATGCCCAATTACGGAATCATCACTGTCGAAGAATTGAAAACCCAAATGGATATAGGAGTAAAATTACGCCTGATAGATGTGCGCGAACCCCACGAACACGCCCACGCCAAAATCGCCGGAGCAGAATTGAAACCGCTTGGCCAGATTATGCAGTGGATGCAGCAGCTTTCCGATAAAGACGAAGCGATTGTGTTGCATTGCCACCACGGCATGCGCTCGGATCGCGCCTGCCAGTTTCTGGCTGCGCAGGGCTTCAGCAATCTGAAAAACCTGGTTGGCGGCATTGATGAATGGTCATTGCAAATTGATCCGTCCGTTCCGCGGTATTGA